The Leptolyngbya sp. CCY15150 region GGCTTGACAGTCACGGCTTTGCTGTATGGGATGAGTTCGCTTATGTTTGAGATAAATTTAACAGAATGCCTGAAAACTCCTCTCGTCTGGAGTTGAGTGGATCGCGACAATTTACATCCTGGCTGGCCCAAAAGCACCTGAGCCTAGCCTTCACAACCTATCAAGCCGGAAAGGTATTTTGGATTGGCCTACAGCCCAACGGCCAGCTATCGGTCTTTGAACGCACCTTTGAACGCTGCATGGGCTTAACCGTCCATCACAATAGCCTCTACCTCAGTACGCTCTATCAACTGTGGCGCTTTGAAAATAGCCTCAGTCCTAGCCAAAACTACCAGGGCTACGATGCCGTCTATGTGCCGCAGATGTCCTACATCACCGGTGATTTAGACATCCATGATGTGGTGATGGCTGAAGGCAACCCCCGCCCAGTTTTTGTCAATACGCTGTTTAGTTGCTTAGCAACCGTCAGTGAAACCCATAGCTTTGTCCCCCTCTGGCAACCGCCGTTTATCAGTAAGCTAGCGGCTGAAGATCGCTGTCATCTCAACGGCTTAGCGCTACGGGATGGGCAACCGCGCTATGTGACCAGCGTGAGCCGCAGTGATGTGGCTGATGGCTGGCGCGACCATCGCAGCGATGGCGGTTGCGTCATCGATATTGAGAGTAATGAAATCATCGCGACGGGGCTATCGATGCCCCATTCACCCCGGTGGTATCGCGATCGCCTCTGGCTGTTGAACTCCGGAACTGGCGAGTTTGGCTATGTGGATACCGCAACCGGCCAGTTTGAAGCGGTGACCTTTTGCCCCGGCTATCTGCGTGGCCTGGCATTTGTCGGAGACTTCGCCATTGTGGGGCTGTCAGAACCCCGCCATAACAAGAGTTTTCAAGGCTTGGCGTTAGATGCTGCCCTGGCGAAGAAGGACACCACGCCGCGCTGTGGGATTGGCGTGATAGACCTGCGCAGTGGCGATCTGGTGCATACGTTACGCATTGAAGGGGCCGTTTCAGAACTCTATGACGTGGTGAGCATTCCTAATGTGCAGCGTCCCATGGCGATCGGCATTCGCTCCGATGAAATCCGTCGAGTCATCTCCATGGGAGAGGCGTGACGGAATCTCGGCATCCTGAAGCGGTGGACAGCAAAGCCACTGCTTCAGGATGCCGAGCTAGATGACCAGTGAAATCCGAATAATAAACAGAGAAAAGACATGACGTTCGACCCAATTTTGAACTTGGCTGACCTAGATGGCAGCAGCGGCTTTCGCATCGATGGGGTGGCATTTGACTATTCCGGTTTGTCGGTGAGCGGAGCGGGGGATATCAATGGCGATGGCATTGATGACCTGATTATTGGCGCACCCTATGCCGACAACAACGGCGGATATTCCGGTTCCAGCTATGTGGTGTTTGGGGGGAGTGGGTTTGATGCGACGCTGAATCTTTCCACTTTAGATGGCAGCAACGGCTTTCGCATCGATGGGGCGGAAGGTGACTTTTTCGGTCGTTCGGTGAGCGGAGCGGGGGATATCAATGGCGATGGCATTGATGACCTGATTATTGGCGCTTCCAGTGCCGACTCCAACGGTAGCCGTTCCGGTTCCAGCTATGTGGTGTTTGGTAGTCAGGGTGGGTTTGGTGCGATTCTGAATCTTTCCACTCTCGATGGCAGCAACGGCTTTCGCCTGGATGGGGAGGCAGCAAATGACAATTCCGGTCGTTCGGTGAGCAGAGCGGGGGATATCAATGGCGATGGCTTCGATGACCTGATTATTGGCGCTCCCAATGCCGACCCCAACGGTAGCCGTTCCGGTTCCAGCTATGTGGTGTTTGGTAGTCAGGGTGGGTTTGGTGCGATTCTGAATCTTTCCATTCTAGATGGCAGCAACGGCTTTCGCATCGATGGGGCGGCAGGTGACAATTCCGGTGGTTCGGTGAGCGGAGCGGGGGATATCAATGGCGATGGCTTTGATGACCTGATTATTGGCGCACCCTATGCCGACCCCAACGGCGGCAGTTCCGGTTCTAGCTATGTGGTGTTTGGTAGTCAGGGTGGGTTTGGTGCGATTCTGAATCTTTCCACTCTAGATGGCAGCAGCGGCTTTCGCATCGATGGGGAGGCGGAAGATGACGATTCCGGTGGTTCGGTGAGCGGAGCGGGGGATATCAATGGTGATGGCATTGATGACCTGATTATTGGCGCAGACGGTGCCGACCCCAACGGCGGCAGTTCCGGTTCTAGCTATGTGGTGTTTGGGGGTAGTGGGTTTGGTGCGACGCTGAATCTTTCCACTCTCGATGGCAGCACCGGCTTTCGACTGGATGGGGTAGCGGCAGGTGACGATTCCGGTGTTTCGGTGAGCGGAGCGGGGGATATCAATGGCGATGGCATTGATGACCTGATTATTGGCGCAGACGATGCCGACCCCAACGGCGGCAGTTCCGGTTCTAGCTATGTGGTGTTTGGTCGTCAGGGTGGGTTTGGTGCGATTCTGAACCTTGCCACTCTAGATGGCAGCACCGGCTTTCGACTGGATGGGGAGGCAGCAAATGACAATTCCGGTGTTTCGGTGAGCGGAGCGGGGGATATCAATGGCGATGGCATTGATGACCTGATTATTGGCGCATACGGTGCCGATAACAACGGCGACCGTTCCGGTTCCAACTATGTAGTGTTTGGGCGTCGTGATATCACTATTCCTAGCCCGTTTGACGATATCCTCAGCGGCACAGCAAATGCCGATACAATTCGGGCACTGGGGGGCAATGATGTGGTGCGTGGCTTTGCAGGTAATGACCTCCTCGATGGCGGCCCAGGACGCGATCGCATCTTTGGACAAGACGGTAGCGATACCCTCATCGGCGGTACGGGCAATGACCTCCTCAATGGTGGGGCAGATAACGATCGCATCTTTGGACAAGCCGGTAACGATACCCTCATCGGCGGTACAGGAAATGACCTCCTCAATGGTGGGGCAGATAGCGATCGCATCTTTGGACAAGCCGGTAACAATACCCTCATCGGCGGTACAGGCAATGACCTCCTCAATGGTGGGGCAGATAACGATCGCATCTTTGGACAAGCCGGTAACGATCGCATCTTTGGCGGCAGCGGTCGCGATATCTTACTCGGCGGCAGCGGAAACGATCGCATCGACGGTGGCCCCGGCAACGA contains the following coding sequences:
- a CDS encoding TIGR03032 family protein; amino-acid sequence: MPENSSRLELSGSRQFTSWLAQKHLSLAFTTYQAGKVFWIGLQPNGQLSVFERTFERCMGLTVHHNSLYLSTLYQLWRFENSLSPSQNYQGYDAVYVPQMSYITGDLDIHDVVMAEGNPRPVFVNTLFSCLATVSETHSFVPLWQPPFISKLAAEDRCHLNGLALRDGQPRYVTSVSRSDVADGWRDHRSDGGCVIDIESNEIIATGLSMPHSPRWYRDRLWLLNSGTGEFGYVDTATGQFEAVTFCPGYLRGLAFVGDFAIVGLSEPRHNKSFQGLALDAALAKKDTTPRCGIGVIDLRSGDLVHTLRIEGAVSELYDVVSIPNVQRPMAIGIRSDEIRRVISMGEA
- a CDS encoding FG-GAP repeat protein, which codes for MTFDPILNLADLDGSSGFRIDGVAFDYSGLSVSGAGDINGDGIDDLIIGAPYADNNGGYSGSSYVVFGGSGFDATLNLSTLDGSNGFRIDGAEGDFFGRSVSGAGDINGDGIDDLIIGASSADSNGSRSGSSYVVFGSQGGFGAILNLSTLDGSNGFRLDGEAANDNSGRSVSRAGDINGDGFDDLIIGAPNADPNGSRSGSSYVVFGSQGGFGAILNLSILDGSNGFRIDGAAGDNSGGSVSGAGDINGDGFDDLIIGAPYADPNGGSSGSSYVVFGSQGGFGAILNLSTLDGSSGFRIDGEAEDDDSGGSVSGAGDINGDGIDDLIIGADGADPNGGSSGSSYVVFGGSGFGATLNLSTLDGSTGFRLDGVAAGDDSGVSVSGAGDINGDGIDDLIIGADDADPNGGSSGSSYVVFGRQGGFGAILNLATLDGSTGFRLDGEAANDNSGVSVSGAGDINGDGIDDLIIGAYGADNNGDRSGSNYVVFGRRDITIPSPFDDILSGTANADTIRALGGNDVVRGFAGNDLLDGGPGRDRIFGQDGSDTLIGGTGNDLLNGGADNDRIFGQAGNDTLIGGTGNDLLNGGADSDRIFGQAGNNTLIGGTGNDLLNGGADNDRIFGQAGNDRIFGGSGRDILLGGSGNDRIDGGPGNDVITTGAGRNLIVIRQNDGFDRVTDFQNNQDRIDLVGLSFGQLSIVQQRDDVLIRLGSTNLLRLENTNLSAINQADFV